One window from the genome of [Clostridium] celerecrescens 18A encodes:
- the dptF gene encoding DNA phosphorothioation-dependent restriction protein DptF gives MGKCEFVDELNKLRKSSNESIDNIGKFDDFKAYMHISRPVEVDLKVILKKINESGKKTLVLLCGSAGDGKSHLLSYLKNLDEEKLLDGYCVYNDATESSAPFKTAIETLNDVLNGFSDANINLPGQNIIMAINLGVLSNFIESEYGKQYAMLREYAMKSNILTSQINENIYDATSSFQHVSFSDYHMYYLTENGVDPQFISDILSKIFTNNEKNPFYECYQSKCAQCPMALNCPVRHNYAFMSEEAARSFVAEILVKTTIKDKEILTTREILNYIYDIIVAHDFSYKKLADASVNTEDYLKEYIGGITPSLMFDYGDLSNLMNFLREYDPLLVRTEIADTMAIFYYVSSDISESIKEAIGGSAYSSVLCTKESLNKLNYNRALKAQMFNILVRISKIMNAENSDKVYESFLKDLYYYNSGKKGKLQSIYDMVEKGVVQWCGSEADSNIRLSESKGFELYENVKFEAFLENVPSSNGDNSLQRFTPIIMLCFEDVKTKEIISLDIDYSLFELISRLNDGYVQTAEDRNNHADFISFVSKVLKTGSASENIMIVSENGKRAILDKTKFGYKFKVVR, from the coding sequence ATGGGGAAATGTGAGTTTGTAGATGAGCTGAATAAACTTAGAAAGTCTTCAAATGAGTCAATAGATAATATTGGAAAATTTGATGACTTTAAAGCGTATATGCATATATCGCGACCTGTAGAGGTAGACCTTAAAGTAATATTGAAAAAAATCAATGAATCTGGAAAGAAGACACTTGTACTTCTATGTGGAAGTGCTGGTGATGGAAAATCACATTTGCTTTCATATTTAAAGAACTTGGATGAAGAGAAATTGCTTGATGGATATTGTGTTTATAACGATGCCACTGAGAGTAGTGCGCCTTTCAAGACGGCCATAGAAACGCTGAATGATGTTTTAAATGGTTTTTCCGACGCAAACATTAATCTGCCAGGTCAGAATATTATAATGGCAATAAATTTGGGCGTTTTAAGTAACTTTATCGAGTCAGAATACGGAAAACAATATGCAATGCTACGCGAATATGCCATGAAGAGTAATATTCTCACATCTCAAATAAATGAAAATATATATGATGCGACAAGTAGTTTTCAACATGTAAGTTTTTCAGATTATCATATGTATTATTTAACTGAGAATGGCGTGGATCCCCAATTTATCAGTGATATTCTTTCTAAAATTTTTACAAATAATGAAAAAAACCCTTTTTATGAGTGTTATCAGAGCAAGTGTGCTCAATGCCCAATGGCGTTAAATTGTCCAGTTAGACATAATTACGCTTTTATGTCAGAAGAAGCAGCTAGAAGTTTTGTGGCCGAAATTTTAGTAAAGACAACAATAAAGGATAAGGAGATATTGACTACGAGAGAAATCTTGAACTATATTTATGATATTATTGTTGCACATGATTTTAGTTACAAAAAGTTAGCGGATGCATCAGTTAATACGGAAGATTATCTTAAAGAATATATTGGTGGTATTACCCCCTCTTTAATGTTTGATTATGGCGATTTGTCGAATTTAATGAACTTTCTTAGAGAGTATGATCCATTATTGGTTAGAACTGAAATAGCGGATACAATGGCCATCTTCTATTATGTATCTTCGGATATCTCTGAGTCTATAAAAGAGGCAATTGGGGGGAGTGCATATTCTTCTGTATTATGTACAAAGGAAAGTTTGAATAAGTTGAATTACAATCGGGCATTAAAGGCTCAAATGTTTAATATTCTTGTTCGTATTTCAAAAATAATGAATGCGGAGAATTCTGATAAGGTTTATGAGAGTTTCTTAAAAGATCTTTATTATTATAACTCAGGAAAGAAAGGAAAACTCCAATCTATATATGACATGGTTGAAAAGGGTGTTGTACAGTGGTGTGGAAGTGAAGCGGATTCAAATATCAGATTGAGTGAGAGTAAAGGATTTGAACTATATGAAAATGTAAAATTTGAGGCGTTTCTTGAAAATGTACCATCTAGTAATGGAGATAATAGTCTACAACGTTTTACGCCAATTATAATGTTGTGCTTTGAAGATGTAAAGACGAAAGAAATTATCTCATTAGATATAGATTATTCATTATTTGAATTAATCAGTAGATTGAACGATGGCTATGTTCAGACGGCTGAGGATAGAAATAATCATGCTGACTTTATTAGTTTTGTTTCTAAGGTTTTAAAAACGGGATCGGCTAGTGAGAATATTATGATTGTTTCAGAAAATGGGAAAAGAGCAATTCTAGATAAAACAAAATTTGGATACAAGTTTAAGGTGGTGAGATAA
- a CDS encoding G protein-coupled receptor family protein: MQIFTREEYNGVKMRSIEKIKKYINNPVECETELTSYIMQNIVDIPFEELLNQKMLLKIYLSNKIDQREKEEIYELITYNRPDNVKNYIYFIKEIFPVINRIQYKISQQIQEGFDSLFIFLVCVGMFAMDNPSIIGYPKNS; this comes from the coding sequence ATGCAGATATTTACAAGAGAGGAGTATAATGGGGTAAAAATGAGGAGCATAGAAAAAATTAAAAAATATATTAATAATCCAGTAGAATGTGAAACTGAGCTTACTAGCTATATAATGCAGAACATTGTGGATATTCCTTTTGAGGAATTGCTTAATCAAAAAATGTTATTAAAGATTTATTTGTCAAATAAAATTGATCAAAGAGAAAAAGAAGAGATATATGAACTAATAACATATAATAGGCCAGATAATGTAAAGAATTATATATATTTTATAAAAGAAATATTTCCAGTAATAAATAGAATTCAGTATAAAATTAGTCAACAGATACAAGAGGGATTTGATTCTTTATTTATTTTTTTAGTATGTGTCGGTATGTTCGCAATGGATAACCCCAGTATTATTGGATATCCTAAAAACTCTTGA
- a CDS encoding DUF5688 family protein translates to MNYNQFLEEVRAAVQKRFGSDYKIRIQKITKNNGIVLDGLIIGKASKNIAPTIYLNSYYMHFTHGMSLQEILEDILSAYNENNDVVFGDMRALLNFNNLEDKVAFKLIQREKNKELLKDVPYIEFLDLAVVFYLILDEHKGGQMTALIHNSHMEPWGVEKEELYRLAMRNTPILLPPKIKTMKEIMCDILKGRLEELEMEEMVEDFLDFDSQKPHLYVLSNKKQINGAGCLLYEDCLKKFAEEQNADVIILPSSVHEVILLPDKGDMDYGELQEMVSQINRNEVPEEDVLSDGVYKYSRRDCRISLIE, encoded by the coding sequence ATGAATTACAATCAGTTTTTAGAGGAAGTTAGAGCAGCAGTGCAGAAAAGATTTGGTAGTGATTATAAGATTCGGATTCAGAAGATAACAAAAAATAACGGAATTGTGCTGGATGGGCTGATTATTGGGAAGGCAAGTAAAAATATCGCTCCCACAATTTACTTAAATTCATACTATATGCATTTTACCCATGGTATGTCACTGCAGGAAATCCTAGAAGATATTCTATCTGCGTATAACGAGAATAATGACGTGGTTTTTGGCGACATGAGAGCGCTTTTGAATTTTAATAATCTGGAGGATAAAGTGGCTTTTAAGCTGATCCAGAGGGAAAAGAATAAGGAGCTTTTAAAGGATGTTCCATATATTGAATTTCTGGATCTTGCAGTGGTATTCTATCTGATTCTTGATGAGCACAAAGGAGGGCAAATGACGGCTTTGATTCACAATTCTCATATGGAGCCTTGGGGAGTGGAGAAAGAGGAACTGTATCGTCTGGCAATGAGAAATACTCCCATATTGCTGCCGCCGAAAATTAAAACGATGAAAGAGATTATGTGCGATATTTTGAAGGGGCGTTTAGAGGAATTGGAAATGGAGGAGATGGTAGAAGATTTTTTGGATTTTGATTCGCAGAAACCACACTTGTATGTGCTTTCGAATAAAAAGCAGATTAATGGAGCTGGATGCCTTTTATATGAGGACTGTTTAAAGAAGTTTGCTGAGGAGCAAAATGCTGATGTTATTATACTTCCCTCCAGTGTGCATGAAGTCATATTGCTTCCGGATAAGGGAGATATGGATTATGGAGAATTGCAGGAAATGGTCAGTCAGATAAATAGGAATGAGGTACCGGAAGAGGATGTCCTTTCTGATGGGGTATATAAATATTCTCGTCGAGATTGTAGGATTAGTCTTATAGAATAA
- a CDS encoding ATP-binding protein, whose translation MALVELKRNIYYDLLRWKQRDSGKVLELKGSRQTGKTFILDKFARDNYKVYIYINMAQLSGEQFLACMEQASAWKPGEPRIEKALQEAIRLFDSRFEDNKDTIIVIDEIQESAKVYSKIRGFSRDFVCHFIVAGSYLGKTLEKGYFLSAGDTENLILNTLSFEEFVEAFGKRKLYNDVDLLGSSNPEQYDELKEYYKIYCEIGGYPDVINCYMETQDTQECKKVLTQIIRTFIEESKRYLGGIQEMILLEQIFPAIAQLSAREKKEHGDLITELSRIIYNGKSNRTMKKSICAVIDWLYRSDIIGYCDKANECDPVNVSLYNRLNFQDVGVCRYFLDAAGADLPALREMISKNFVYIELLKRIRGFEITGIAPMFGTYKDGEIDFLIKRWKNDNSYGVEVEAEKSETDTVQQLLKNEKVEAVYFLKGDTYGGMAVRKITVPIYLVGRVRFDYERENEEKS comes from the coding sequence ATGGCTCTGGTGGAACTGAAACGAAATATTTACTATGATCTGCTTCGGTGGAAGCAGCGTGACAGCGGTAAGGTCCTGGAATTAAAAGGTTCCAGACAGACTGGAAAGACATTTATTCTGGATAAATTTGCCAGAGATAATTATAAAGTTTATATCTATATTAATATGGCTCAGCTGTCCGGTGAACAATTTCTTGCTTGTATGGAACAGGCATCTGCCTGGAAGCCCGGAGAGCCGCGGATAGAAAAGGCGCTGCAAGAGGCTATCCGATTGTTCGATTCCCGGTTCGAGGATAACAAAGACACGATTATTGTTATAGATGAGATTCAGGAATCAGCAAAAGTGTATTCCAAAATCAGAGGATTTTCAAGAGATTTTGTATGTCATTTTATAGTTGCAGGCAGTTACTTAGGAAAGACATTGGAAAAGGGGTATTTTCTTTCAGCAGGAGACACAGAGAATTTGATACTTAATACGTTGTCATTCGAAGAATTTGTTGAGGCATTTGGGAAACGGAAGCTTTACAATGACGTTGATCTGCTTGGTTCCAGTAATCCCGAACAATATGATGAACTAAAAGAATATTATAAGATATATTGTGAAATAGGCGGCTATCCGGATGTCATAAATTGTTATATGGAAACCCAGGATACGCAAGAATGCAAAAAAGTTTTGACGCAGATTATAAGGACTTTTATAGAAGAATCAAAAAGATACTTAGGCGGTATACAGGAAATGATTTTGCTGGAGCAGATATTTCCTGCAATTGCACAGCTTTCTGCCCGGGAGAAAAAGGAGCATGGTGATTTAATTACAGAATTATCTCGTATTATTTATAATGGAAAAAGCAATAGAACCATGAAGAAAAGTATTTGTGCAGTTATAGACTGGCTATATCGTTCAGATATCATAGGTTATTGTGATAAGGCCAATGAATGTGATCCCGTAAATGTATCTTTGTATAATCGTCTTAATTTTCAGGATGTTGGAGTATGCAGATATTTTCTGGATGCAGCAGGAGCAGATTTGCCTGCTCTAAGGGAAATGATAAGTAAAAATTTTGTGTATATTGAGTTGTTAAAACGTATCAGGGGCTTTGAGATAACAGGAATAGCTCCAATGTTTGGAACGTATAAGGACGGGGAAATTGATTTCCTTATAAAACGCTGGAAAAATGATAATAGCTATGGCGTGGAGGTAGAGGCTGAGAAATCAGAAACAGATACAGTGCAGCAGCTTTTAAAAAATGAAAAGGTAGAGGCTGTTTATTTCCTGAAAGGGGATACTTATGGCGGTATGGCAGTTCGGAAGATAACCGTGCCTATTTATCTGGTGGGAAGAGTTCGGTTTGATTATGAAAGAGAGAATGAAGAGAAGTCTTGA
- a CDS encoding zeta toxin family protein translates to MKRYVIFAGVNGAGKSTLYQTFPKYHQMPRINTDEILKTFGDWKITSDIMKAGKRAVQELNQCLSTGSSFNQETTLCGKTIFRTIEKARNQGYYIELYYVGVDCVELAKQRIAYRVSKGGHGIPDKDVEKRYLETFQNLKIVLPMCNLASLYDNTKEFRRIAIYKDGIPVRVSHNVPDWFQRVQ, encoded by the coding sequence ATGAAACGATATGTTATTTTTGCAGGAGTAAATGGGGCTGGGAAGTCTACGCTGTATCAGACTTTTCCCAAGTATCATCAGATGCCTAGAATAAATACAGATGAAATTCTTAAAACATTTGGGGACTGGAAAATAACCAGTGATATTATGAAAGCTGGAAAACGGGCTGTTCAGGAATTGAATCAATGTCTATCTACCGGAAGTTCCTTTAATCAGGAAACAACGCTCTGTGGAAAGACCATTTTTAGAACCATAGAAAAAGCCAGGAATCAGGGATATTACATTGAACTTTATTATGTTGGAGTTGATTGTGTGGAATTGGCAAAACAGAGGATTGCCTACCGTGTATCAAAAGGTGGGCATGGAATACCGGATAAGGATGTGGAGAAACGATATCTGGAAACATTCCAGAACTTGAAGATTGTTCTTCCTATGTGTAATCTGGCTTCTCTATATGATAATACTAAGGAATTTAGAAGAATTGCCATCTATAAAGATGGGATCCCGGTCCGTGTTTCTCATAATGTGCCGGATTGGTTTCAACGAGTACAATAG
- a CDS encoding recombinase RecT: MSDVKQELEKRAAGGGSQSQSVKLTKNMTIVDMVKALEPEIKRALPSILTPERFTRMALSAINNTPKLGECTPMSFIAALMNAAQLGLEPNTPLGQAYLIPYKNKGVLECQFQLGYRGLIDLAYRNDRMQSIEAQVVYENDEFSYELGLHPSLTHRPSFDEPGEIRAFYAIFRLDNGGFRFEVMSKSYVDAYATKYSKAFTSDFSPWKNNYEGMAKKTVIKQLLKYAPIKSDFQKAITLDETVKTQLSIDMSEIRNECLPDTSENSEVA; the protein is encoded by the coding sequence ATGTCAGATGTAAAACAGGAATTAGAGAAGAGGGCAGCAGGCGGCGGAAGTCAAAGTCAATCCGTTAAGCTGACAAAGAATATGACAATCGTTGATATGGTTAAGGCCCTTGAACCGGAAATTAAACGGGCGCTTCCCAGTATACTTACGCCAGAAAGATTTACGCGTATGGCGTTGTCTGCGATTAATAATACTCCTAAGCTTGGGGAATGCACTCCAATGAGCTTTATTGCGGCTTTGATGAATGCGGCTCAGCTTGGGCTGGAACCCAATACGCCCCTGGGACAGGCTTATCTAATCCCATATAAAAATAAAGGGGTATTGGAGTGTCAGTTCCAGCTGGGATATCGTGGACTGATAGATTTGGCATACCGCAATGACAGGATGCAGAGCATTGAGGCTCAGGTGGTGTATGAAAATGATGAATTTTCTTATGAATTGGGGCTTCATCCGTCTTTGACCCATCGGCCATCTTTTGATGAGCCAGGAGAGATCAGGGCTTTCTACGCAATTTTCCGGCTGGATAACGGTGGCTTTCGCTTTGAAGTTATGAGCAAAAGCTATGTAGATGCTTATGCCACTAAGTATTCAAAAGCGTTTACTTCGGATTTCAGTCCATGGAAGAATAATTATGAGGGGATGGCGAAAAAGACGGTGATTAAGCAGCTGTTAAAATATGCACCTATTAAGTCAGATTTTCAGAAAGCGATTACCTTAGATGAAACGGTGAAAACACAGCTTTCCATTGATATGAGCGAGATACGGAATGAGTGTCTGCCGGATACATCGGAAAACAGTGAGGTGGCATGA
- a CDS encoding type II toxin-antitoxin system prevent-host-death family antitoxin produces MEAIRPSSDLQSKYLEISALTRESQEPVFITVNGREDTVLMSHVQYEKMKTELELWKMLAEALADVDNEGTAPIENTFSDIRKNLSVGKSHDF; encoded by the coding sequence ATGGAAGCAATCAGACCTTCATCTGATTTACAAAGTAAGTATTTGGAGATATCAGCCTTAACACGGGAATCCCAAGAACCAGTTTTTATTACAGTAAATGGCCGGGAGGATACTGTTTTGATGAGCCATGTCCAGTATGAAAAGATGAAAACCGAGCTGGAATTGTGGAAAATGCTGGCGGAAGCTCTGGCTGATGTGGATAACGAGGGAACTGCTCCTATCGAGAATACATTTTCAGATATCCGTAAAAATCTTTCGGTGGGGAAATCTCATGACTTTTAA
- a CDS encoding YqaJ viral recombinase family nuclease, whose amino-acid sequence MKKLISTNGLSHEDWLKYRKQGIGGSDAGAICGLNPYVSPMSVFYEKTSSEVEDYDNESMRQGRDLEEYVARRFMEETGLKVRRSNAMYQNEEYPFMLANVDRLISGENMGLECKTASAYNADKWTGDSVPAHYEIQCHHYMAVTGAKAWYLAVVILGREFKYKKIERDEELIQNLIAIEKEFWEEHVLSGNMPDPDGSDISNEVINRYFPTALKKTIPLPSNLNKQLKRREEIILLTKKLTQEQNQIEQQLKLYMGEYEMAFNEHYRVSWSNVDTVRIDSKRLKEERPDLYRDFAKSSQSRRFTVKAA is encoded by the coding sequence ATGAAAAAGTTGATTTCAACAAACGGCTTATCTCATGAAGATTGGCTGAAATACAGAAAACAGGGAATCGGCGGGTCTGATGCAGGTGCAATCTGCGGCCTTAATCCTTATGTCAGTCCTATGAGTGTTTTTTATGAAAAAACAAGTTCAGAAGTAGAAGATTATGATAATGAATCCATGAGACAGGGACGGGATCTGGAAGAATATGTTGCCCGGCGTTTTATGGAAGAGACAGGCTTAAAGGTACGGCGATCAAACGCCATGTATCAGAATGAAGAATATCCATTTATGCTGGCAAATGTCGACCGCCTTATTTCAGGGGAAAATATGGGGCTTGAGTGCAAAACCGCCAGTGCCTATAATGCAGATAAATGGACCGGAGATTCCGTTCCTGCTCATTATGAAATCCAATGTCATCATTATATGGCAGTGACTGGGGCGAAGGCCTGGTATCTGGCTGTTGTGATTTTGGGGAGGGAATTTAAGTATAAGAAAATTGAACGGGATGAGGAGCTGATTCAAAATCTGATTGCTATAGAAAAAGAGTTCTGGGAAGAACATGTTTTGTCAGGAAATATGCCGGACCCGGATGGCAGTGATATTTCAAACGAAGTGATTAACCGGTATTTTCCAACAGCCCTTAAAAAGACGATTCCTCTTCCGTCGAATTTAAATAAGCAGCTGAAAAGAAGGGAAGAAATCATTCTTCTGACAAAGAAGTTGACACAGGAGCAGAATCAGATTGAACAGCAGCTTAAGCTTTATATGGGCGAATATGAAATGGCATTTAATGAGCACTATAGAGTTTCCTGGAGCAATGTGGATACGGTCCGCATTGACAGCAAGCGTTTAAAGGAGGAACGGCCGGATCTTTACAGGGATTTTGCCAAAAGCAGTCAGTCAAGGCGATTTACTGTTAAGGCGGCGTAA
- a CDS encoding JAB domain-containing protein has translation MKSMTQEEKVISMMRWPAPKKKVGIIKLKMIREGTVVYGTQRFHEAKEAADIVRPLFEYSDREIMMVMSLDSAMTPIALEVVAVGGVSACVVDTSNLFKHAILSNASKIICFHNHPSGEPKPSREDSLITGRIKEAGALLGIELLDHIVIGSEGRYVSFREERIEPFGIGGAA, from the coding sequence ATGAAAAGTATGACTCAGGAAGAAAAGGTAATCAGTATGATGAGGTGGCCTGCTCCCAAGAAAAAGGTGGGAATTATAAAGCTGAAGATGATCCGGGAAGGAACGGTTGTTTATGGTACTCAGCGTTTTCATGAAGCAAAAGAGGCAGCAGACATTGTAAGACCTCTTTTTGAATATTCAGACCGGGAAATTATGATGGTCATGTCACTGGATTCGGCAATGACGCCAATTGCTTTGGAAGTTGTGGCAGTGGGTGGTGTGAGTGCCTGTGTGGTAGACACCAGTAATTTGTTTAAGCATGCGATTCTTTCAAATGCTTCAAAAATCATTTGCTTTCACAATCATCCTTCTGGAGAGCCGAAACCAAGTCGGGAAGATTCTCTTATTACAGGTCGGATTAAGGAAGCTGGGGCATTGCTGGGAATCGAATTGCTTGACCATATTGTGATTGGTTCGGAGGGCAGATATGTAAGCTTCCGGGAAGAAAGAATTGAGCCTTTTGGGATTGGAGGTGCGGCATGA
- a CDS encoding DUF932 domain-containing protein, which produces MAANVETMFYTGRKAPWHGLGTSVLEAPTSKSALELAGLNWTVIQKDFICDDGIPVLGFKANVRDNDNRILGVVTDRYKVVQNQEAFAFTDELLGEGVTYETAGSLQEGRRTWILAKLPQRYIISGDEVTPYLVFMNSHDGTGAIKAAMTPIRVVCQNTLNLALSTAKRSWSTNHVGDIRGKMEDARYTLLYADTYMAELGRSIDQMNRQKLTDKQVYEYIDALFPLIDNATEQQLKNLRRMKEEVKDRYFSAPDLQHVGKTAYRFVNAVSDFATHSKPLRERANYRENLFARTVDGNAMIDKAYALVTAV; this is translated from the coding sequence ATGGCAGCAAATGTTGAAACAATGTTCTACACCGGAAGAAAGGCACCCTGGCATGGCCTGGGCACTTCGGTATTAGAGGCTCCGACCTCAAAATCAGCGCTGGAGCTTGCCGGGCTTAACTGGACGGTCATCCAGAAAGATTTCATATGCGATGACGGCATACCCGTTTTGGGTTTTAAGGCAAATGTAAGGGACAATGATAATCGTATATTGGGCGTAGTAACAGATCGTTATAAGGTGGTACAAAATCAGGAAGCCTTTGCGTTTACGGATGAGTTACTAGGCGAAGGTGTTACATATGAAACGGCTGGCTCTCTGCAGGAAGGACGGCGGACCTGGATTCTGGCAAAGCTTCCTCAGCGGTATATTATCAGCGGAGATGAGGTCACTCCTTACCTGGTGTTCATGAACTCTCATGATGGAACGGGAGCAATCAAGGCGGCTATGACACCTATTCGTGTTGTCTGCCAGAACACACTAAACCTGGCATTGTCCACAGCAAAGCGCTCCTGGTCCACCAATCATGTAGGAGATATCCGGGGGAAGATGGAGGATGCCAGATACACACTTCTGTATGCAGATACCTACATGGCGGAGCTGGGAAGGAGCATTGATCAGATGAACCGGCAGAAATTGACGGATAAGCAGGTATATGAATATATTGATGCTCTTTTTCCTTTGATTGATAATGCAACTGAACAGCAGCTAAAAAATCTGCGCCGGATGAAAGAAGAAGTAAAGGACAGATATTTTTCTGCTCCCGATTTGCAGCATGTAGGGAAAACGGCCTACCGTTTTGTCAATGCCGTTTCTGATTTTGCTACTCATTCAAAGCCGCTTCGGGAACGCGCCAATTACCGGGAAAATTTATTCGCCAGGACGGTGGATGGCAATGCCATGATTGATAAGGCATATGCGCTGGTAACTGCAGTGTAA
- a CDS encoding helix-turn-helix domain-containing protein encodes MLFDDYGDLLNLNDICMILDIRPATAAKRCRSGRLKAFKAGREWRITRLALESYIFSESHYSPYT; translated from the coding sequence ATGTTGTTTGATGATTACGGAGACCTTTTAAACTTAAATGATATCTGCATGATTTTAGATATAAGACCGGCCACCGCTGCCAAACGCTGCCGGAGCGGTCGGTTAAAGGCCTTTAAAGCCGGACGGGAGTGGCGAATTACCCGGCTGGCTCTGGAAAGCTACATTTTTTCAGAAAGCCATTATTCCCCTTATACCTGA